A single Corynebacterium resistens DSM 45100 DNA region contains:
- a CDS encoding sensor histidine kinase: MSTELIGGILAGLAVGIAIGLFVMWAYRKNIKARRNVHTRRELQSDRVSTVSQVLHHAIQSAPTAVAVVDKRRKVVLSNPSAHELGLVHERALNSAVWGVVEKVLADHEPREVNFLPPPRRSDRPVIAVAGQVQLLSLVDDRFVVVYATDDSEHVRMESARRDFVANVSHELKTPVGAVSLLVETMMEVKDDPDAVEYFGGKLHREVVRMNQMITELISLSKLQGAESLPDPDILSVDKIIDEAIDRSRMTAESAGIELKTDGKSGAMVRGDQSLLVTSVTNLLTNAINYSPEGTPVSISREVADGNVIIRVTDRGIGISQEDQKRVFERFFRVDKARSRNTGGTGLGLAIVKHVMANHGGRVTLWSRPGTGSTFALEMPAYDEEQHGPTRPVPEEPVVPQTKQIIVDDEASEHP, translated from the coding sequence GTGAGCACTGAATTAATCGGGGGAATCCTCGCCGGATTGGCCGTTGGCATCGCCATCGGCCTTTTCGTCATGTGGGCCTATCGCAAAAACATTAAGGCTCGTCGCAACGTGCACACACGTCGCGAGCTGCAAAGCGACCGAGTTTCTACAGTTTCTCAAGTACTGCACCACGCAATTCAGTCTGCGCCCACTGCGGTGGCGGTCGTGGACAAGCGGCGCAAGGTAGTGCTTTCCAATCCCAGTGCGCATGAGCTGGGATTGGTTCACGAACGCGCGCTGAACTCCGCGGTGTGGGGTGTGGTGGAGAAAGTCCTCGCTGATCACGAACCCCGTGAGGTTAATTTCCTGCCACCACCACGCCGTAGTGACCGCCCTGTTATTGCGGTTGCTGGGCAGGTTCAGTTACTTTCGTTGGTCGATGATCGTTTCGTCGTGGTCTATGCAACGGATGACTCTGAACACGTTCGTATGGAATCCGCCCGTCGTGACTTCGTGGCCAACGTTTCCCACGAGTTGAAAACCCCAGTTGGAGCCGTGAGCTTGCTGGTGGAAACCATGATGGAGGTCAAAGACGACCCGGATGCTGTCGAGTATTTCGGCGGCAAACTTCACCGCGAAGTTGTCCGGATGAACCAGATGATCACTGAGCTGATCAGCCTTTCCAAGCTTCAAGGGGCCGAATCCCTGCCGGACCCAGACATCCTCAGTGTGGACAAAATCATCGATGAAGCTATTGACCGTTCCCGTATGACCGCTGAATCGGCGGGGATTGAACTGAAGACCGATGGAAAAAGTGGCGCGATGGTGCGAGGGGACCAAAGCTTGCTGGTCACGAGTGTCACCAACCTTCTCACCAATGCCATCAACTACTCTCCCGAGGGAACCCCTGTTTCCATCTCGCGAGAAGTGGCGGATGGCAACGTCATCATCCGTGTGACCGACCGTGGCATCGGAATTTCGCAAGAAGACCAAAAAAGAGTGTTTGAGCGCTTTTTCCGTGTTGATAAAGCTCGTTCGCGCAATACCGGTGGCACGGGGTTGGGCCTTGCCATTGTCAAACACGTAATGGCCAACCACGGCGGGCGCGTGACGTTATGGTCGCGCCCAGGCACCGGCTCCACCTTCGCTCTTGAGATGCCTGCCTATGACGAGGAGCAACACGGCCCCACCCGTCCCGTCCCCGAGGAACCCGTCGTGCCACAGACAAAGCAGATCATTGTGGACGACGAGGCGTCGGAACACCCCTAA
- a CDS encoding phosphoglyceromutase: MTEQNSLNKPSEARGTLILLRHGQSEWNASNQFTGWVDVALTEKGRQEAVRGGEMLKEAGLEPNVLYTSLLRRAITTAALALDAADRHWIPVIRDWRLNERHYGALQGLNKAETKDKYGEDQFMSWRRSYDTPPPAIEPDNEYAQTNDPRYADLAEIPRTECLLDVVKRFIPYYKEEIEPRLNNGETVLVAAHGNSLRALVKHLDNISDEDIAGLNIPTGIPLVYFTDANGKVLNPGGNYLDPEAAAAGAAAVAAQGEK, encoded by the coding sequence ATGACTGAGCAAAACTCCTTGAATAAGCCATCGGAAGCTCGCGGCACACTGATCCTGCTGCGACACGGCCAATCTGAGTGGAACGCGTCCAACCAGTTCACCGGTTGGGTTGACGTTGCGTTGACCGAGAAGGGTCGTCAAGAAGCCGTTCGCGGCGGTGAGATGCTGAAGGAAGCGGGCCTAGAGCCCAACGTCTTGTACACTTCCTTGCTGCGTCGCGCGATTACGACGGCGGCGTTGGCCCTAGATGCCGCTGATCGCCACTGGATTCCGGTTATCCGCGATTGGCGCCTAAACGAGCGCCACTACGGTGCGCTGCAGGGGCTGAACAAGGCGGAGACCAAGGACAAGTACGGCGAAGATCAGTTCATGAGCTGGCGCCGTTCCTACGACACCCCACCGCCAGCCATTGAGCCAGATAACGAGTACGCCCAGACCAACGATCCACGCTACGCGGATCTAGCAGAAATCCCACGCACCGAGTGCCTGCTGGATGTAGTCAAGCGCTTCATCCCTTACTACAAAGAAGAAATCGAGCCACGCCTGAACAACGGCGAGACTGTGCTGGTCGCGGCTCACGGCAACTCCCTGCGCGCGCTGGTCAAGCACTTGGACAACATCAGCGACGAAGACATCGCCGGCCTGAACATCCCAACTGGCATCCCGCTTGTTTACTTCACCGACGCCAACGGCAAGGTCCTTAACCCAGGTGGCAATTACCTGGATCCCGAAGCTGCGGCTGCAGGAGCGGCTGCCGTTGCGGCTCAGGGTGAGAAGTAA
- a CDS encoding type III secretion system chaperone family protein yields the protein MDRKGICALLDEAEVEYQEHEDNVVVVLPGEKRLKTNCIFIPQQGTFRVEAFVCRKVEEAHEEVYRLLLQANRRNFGVHYTLDQNEDIYLVGQFPDSTTSDDVQQILGQVLERADADFNRILERGFASSIRHEWAWRLSRGEPTFNLAAFAHLKPSEAEVSLLAPPPGSKLASDMNNPSDGETEGNTAVEENTAAAESSEKEE from the coding sequence ATGGATCGTAAAGGTATCTGCGCACTGCTCGATGAAGCCGAGGTCGAGTACCAAGAACACGAAGACAATGTGGTTGTTGTGCTTCCTGGGGAAAAGCGGCTGAAGACGAACTGCATTTTCATTCCGCAGCAGGGCACCTTCCGCGTTGAGGCGTTCGTCTGCCGCAAGGTAGAAGAGGCCCACGAAGAGGTTTACCGTTTGCTATTGCAGGCCAACCGCCGCAACTTCGGCGTGCATTACACATTGGACCAGAACGAGGACATTTATCTGGTGGGGCAATTCCCGGATTCCACCACTTCTGATGACGTTCAGCAGATCTTGGGCCAAGTTCTGGAGCGCGCGGACGCAGACTTCAACCGCATCTTGGAGCGCGGTTTTGCTTCCTCCATTCGCCACGAGTGGGCATGGCGCCTGTCTCGAGGGGAGCCGACGTTCAACCTCGCGGCGTTTGCGCATCTCAAGCCCAGTGAGGCCGAAGTTAGCTTGCTGGCGCCGCCGCCGGGGTCAAAGTTGGCGTCGGATATGAATAACCCGAGCGATGGTGAGACGGAAGGAAACACTGCGGTAGAAGAAAACACTGCGGCGGCAGAAAGCTCCGAGAAGGAGGAGTGA
- a CDS encoding HNH endonuclease signature motif containing protein, with translation MFEQSAQSNGEPKDRQPNNLNQSESTDLFGEPIESARDRRGANRDASRLGPPPSWRVNDPDDELSAAICEINKGHVRLAKSCTPDMDDCVSDVQTRLCVRLGLPEFRALTLVEIGLMFQRFPSLAELGESGAYSLEIWRIVSECLAAVSDEAASIIEPLVLVAISPTVNNQAMLGTATIRRRIKAIVGEHEPSARPKDPDEEPLPGEDGEDDWGGAEQPALRLDIDERPDETTDFYLSLPKLEATELTAALDNVRLKEDCSRAEALMKLIRGGTKAEINLNLYRRVDLPDSKIWAAGGWLTPMATEEWLKRVTHIQAPGKASNEGYAPIPIVRASVEGRDGTCRFPGCDVPAHKCQLDHVQRYNHENPDAGGATDTSNLHCLCAKHHNAKTAGAWDVSIDEDGLETWTSHGDGHTVMTAPNGPLGRETFRHRAVRRTLVLAEYNRRRQKRNMEDEPPF, from the coding sequence ATGTTCGAGCAATCTGCACAGTCCAACGGAGAACCAAAAGACCGCCAACCCAACAACCTCAACCAGTCCGAGTCGACTGATCTCTTCGGAGAACCCATCGAGTCAGCGCGTGATCGGAGAGGAGCGAATAGGGATGCATCTAGGTTGGGGCCTCCGCCCAGTTGGAGGGTCAACGACCCCGATGATGAATTGAGTGCGGCGATCTGCGAGATCAACAAGGGGCATGTGCGTCTGGCTAAATCATGCACACCGGATATGGACGATTGTGTCTCCGATGTGCAGACTCGCTTATGCGTCAGGCTGGGATTGCCGGAATTCCGTGCGCTCACCTTGGTAGAGATTGGCTTGATGTTTCAGCGATTCCCCTCCTTGGCGGAGTTGGGTGAATCCGGAGCGTATTCGCTAGAAATTTGGCGGATAGTCTCGGAGTGCCTGGCCGCGGTGAGCGATGAGGCAGCTTCGATCATCGAGCCGCTAGTGCTCGTGGCGATATCGCCGACGGTTAACAACCAAGCCATGCTTGGGACTGCGACGATTCGGCGTCGAATTAAAGCAATAGTCGGCGAACATGAACCTTCCGCGCGACCGAAGGACCCTGACGAAGAACCACTGCCAGGGGAAGACGGTGAAGATGACTGGGGCGGTGCCGAGCAGCCAGCCTTGCGGCTGGATATCGACGAGCGGCCAGACGAGACCACCGATTTCTACCTGAGCCTGCCGAAATTGGAGGCGACGGAGTTGACGGCCGCGCTGGATAATGTGCGGTTGAAGGAAGACTGCTCGCGGGCAGAGGCGTTGATGAAGTTGATTCGTGGCGGGACGAAGGCTGAAATCAACCTCAATCTGTATCGCCGAGTGGATCTGCCGGATTCCAAGATCTGGGCTGCCGGTGGATGGCTCACTCCTATGGCGACCGAGGAGTGGTTGAAGCGGGTGACTCACATCCAGGCGCCGGGCAAGGCGAGCAACGAGGGATACGCGCCGATTCCGATTGTTCGGGCGAGCGTTGAGGGGCGTGACGGGACCTGCCGATTCCCCGGCTGTGATGTGCCGGCGCACAAGTGCCAGCTGGACCATGTGCAGCGATACAACCACGAAAACCCTGATGCGGGCGGTGCTACGGACACCTCGAATCTTCACTGCTTATGCGCGAAGCATCACAATGCGAAGACGGCAGGGGCATGGGATGTGAGCATTGACGAGGATGGACTGGAGACTTGGACCAGTCATGGTGATGGACACACGGTGATGACCGCGCCGAACGGTCCGCTGGGGCGGGAAACGTTCCGGCACCGAGCGGTACGGCGCACTTTGGTGCTGGCGGAATATAACCGTAGGCGCCAGAAGCGGAACATGGAGGATGAGCCGCCGTTTTGA